A window of Citrus sinensis cultivar Valencia sweet orange chromosome 7, DVS_A1.0, whole genome shotgun sequence contains these coding sequences:
- the LOC127898953 gene encoding uncharacterized protein LOC127898953, with translation MSCTTTFDELNDLRLRYSIPGEIPLRIPGKKDTPSRPPRGYVTLYLESFKYGLRCPLQPYFARILNGLNLAPGQLNPNGWRVLSGLFILWDRCCQSEPTVDEVKHLYQLKSSPKDAGWYYFQSGTKSRKPITDLPTGGGGTWKRKFFFAGGPWGQVAQIDGKDCRVPPRFTVPVSWGVHFPLRPGLLKRVEAVLANSCSSRELLSTYNFLESRLILPGHKMEDAVIGALTRKRSRPPTTDRDQDKDAPAAKRKNIVQQVPPLQALPLASARVGESSRAATDPASSSPPVVPRSRLPDSRPEHLVPYLNELSKLVSKKDLEGFDGCTLGELVGAMQYSAFHLSCMATYYKAKVGRYDRKMKEDIQSATTRADVAEKKAGELNVENLKLIEQESLAQAKAITLEEELTKVKEDLQGQRAMYEAQLESLRDSHRAHVENLEREADNQYDQGLRHSYRCIMAVLGKQHPDLKMDDLAAGVAQHMDEEAAKEDAEGLEPIVIEEGNSPPRAVPADVGEASTPPDATGDTPPAPEEVQPTDAARLTDPPSF, from the exons ATGTCGTGTACGACCACGTTTGACGAGCTCAATGACCTCCGACTTAGGTATAGTATTCCTGGTGAGATACCTCTTAGGATCCCAGGAAAAAAGGATACACCTAGCCGGCCTCCCAGGGGATACGTTACCCTGTATCTGGAGAGCTTTAAGTATGGGCTGAGGTGTCCTTTGCAGCCTTACTTTGCCCGGATACTTAACGGGCTAAATCTGGCTCCTGGTCAGCTGAACCCCAACGGGTGGAGAGTgctctctggtctgttcatattgtgggacagatgttgccaaagcgagcccacggttgatgaggtgaagcaTCTGTACCAGCTGAAGAGCAGCCCTAAAGATGCCGGCTGGTACTACTTCCAATCTGGTACCAAGAGCAGGAAACCCATAACTGATCTTccaactggtggtggtgggacttggaagaggaaattcttttttgctgggggtccCTGGGGTCAAGTTGCACAAATAGACGGGAAGGATTGTCGCGTCCCACCCCGTTTCACggtcccag TTTCCTGGGGTGTTCACTTCCCGCTCCGACCTGGTCTGCTTAAACGGGTCGAGGCTGTATTGGCCAATTCCTGCTCGAGCCGAGAACTGCTATCTACATACAACTTCCTCGAGTCTCGGTTGATACTTCCTGGCCATAAGATGGAGGACGCAGTGATTGGAGCTCTGACCAGGAAACGCTCTCGGCCTCCAACAACCGATAGGGACCAGGACAAAGATGCTCCCGCTGCGAAGCGAAAGAACATCGTGCAGCAGGTTCCTCCCTTGCAGGCTCTCCCTCTTGCCTCTGCTAGAGTCGGGGAATCCAGTAGAGCGGCCACTGATCCTGCTTCCTCTTCTCCACCTGTTGTGCCTCGGTCCCGCTTACCCGACAGCCGACCAGAACACTTGGTTCCCTATCTCAATGAGTTGTCTAAACTCGTGAGCAAGAAGGACCTGGAGGGCTTTGACGGTTGTACCCTGGGCGAGCTGGTGGGAGCCATGCAGTACAGTGCTTTCCATCTCAGCTGCATGGCCACCTACTATAAGGCCAAGGTTGGCCGTTACGacaggaagatgaaggaggacaTTCAATCGGCGACGACCAGAGCTGACGTTGCCGAGAAAAAGGCGGGGGAGCTAAACGTTGAGAACCTCAAGCTGATAGAGCAAGAGTCccttgctcaagcaaaagccattacACTCGAGGAGGAGCTGACCAAGGTTAAGGAGGACCTCCAAGGGCAGAGGGCTATGTATgaggctcagctcgaatctctCCGCGATTCCCACCGAGCTCATGTAgagaacttggagagggaggccgacaaccagtacgaccagggacttcggCATTCGTATCGTTGTATCATGGCCGTCCTCGGGAAGCAACACCCTgatctgaagatggatgaccttgcagctggtgtTGCTCAACATATGGACGAGGAGGCGGCCAAGGAAGATGCCGAGGGGTTAGAGCCGATCGTGATTGAGGAGGGTaactctcctcctcgtgcaGTCCCTGCTGATGTTGGCGAGGCGAGCACCCCCCCGGACGCAACTGGTGATACCCCTCCCGCACCCGAGGAGGTCCAGCCAACCGATGCTGCTCGGCTCACTGACCCACCatctttttga
- the LOC102620023 gene encoding protein RALF-like 34: MALAPATVKLLKFGFGLMLMHMISMNLLHVEAQVAVDESRLELMSDALEWPMLSMSFDEEEGEGPEGEGGRRSLFWQRMKYYISYGALSANRIPCPPRSGRSYYTPNCYKARGPVHPYTRGCSVITRCRR; the protein is encoded by the coding sequence ATGGCTCTCGCACCAGCGACTGTGAAGCTTCTCAAATTTGGATTTGGCTTGATGTTGATGCACATGATTTCAATGAACCTGCTGCATGTCGAGGCTCAGGTAGCGGTTGATGAATCAAGGTTGGAGTTGATGAGTGACGCGCTCGAATGGCCAATGTTGTCAATGTCTTTTGATGAAGAGGAAGGTGAAGGGCCTGAAGGCGAAGGTGGTCGGAGATCGCTGTTCTGGCAGAGAATGAAGTACTACATTTCGTATGGGGCCCTCTCCGCAAACAGAATCCCGTGCCCTCCACGCTCTGGCAGGTCTTATTACACTCCAAACTGTTACAAGGCTCGGGGTCCAGTCCACCCTTACACCAGAGGCTGCTCTGTCATCACCCGTTGCAGGAGATAG